Proteins encoded within one genomic window of Brassica rapa cultivar Chiifu-401-42 chromosome A09, CAAS_Brap_v3.01, whole genome shotgun sequence:
- the LOC103840686 gene encoding uncharacterized protein LOC103840686 has product MDPVIDGSTTPSSLMRSLSLPILPSTATECLEGLEISETQTILGTDVRVTMEKASLSITSTLQSDTTNQLLLTSSAPLVASYETSLLETVVPPLTSEAVIVQVRDTPPPSLASVISINAVTSDVPTSQQAPSETLGSHSHDDSRVQASEKFVPSLGSWAKPLFFKPPATPPDPSTPRDYDPAFVGNQLATLWPTLNDEILNKQPKGKYPSRTLQPPIEKLPPPELKADGRLRFPWAARLSPQSRNLYRAATPTYRLDGTPEVSIPSKVLKLGPENKDEYIIGKFHKCALPPGGLVHAVVNRIWGRSCKISCKKLGDSSFMFHIPHQPTRQWVIQRGVWHIDDCLLFVLPWTPEGSFKIPEISTLPVWANLKNIPDCCYSRLGISHVASGLGEPILTHKPRLDPTSMGEAKVLVEMELDRDFPKLIALDDKQGNIFLVNVEYTWIPSMCERCGNLGHKAKRCLLPSSTAQVSISASTSQDTSSDVPIVDIDTVMQQKDNVEYSVPTIQKNDLHVSGKTSLQTKDDGAHEPEKHTIEIEGLLSELEATPTLQQENPTASPNFIPTLPTLVDSQPTPTAASIMESSPSTVTNTEVSETLVVGPQATTHTPFAFESPAQFKGSRDVGVDEDETEPSSSLSLTRGGRETKPPSKYQDMEWKTVRGRGKRGRRGRGSYH; this is encoded by the coding sequence ATGGACCCAGTGATTGATGGTTCGACTACGCCATCGTCGCTGATGCGTTCGTTGTCTCTGCCGATACTTCCATCAACGGCTACGGAATGTCTGGAAGGTTTGGAGATCTCTGAAACTCAAACTATTCTAGGAACTGATGTGAGAGTAACAATGGAGAAAGCTTCTCTCTCTATCACCAGTACTCTTCAGTCTGACACTACCAATCAATTACTGTTGACCTCCTCTGCTCCTCTAGTGGCGTCTTACGAAACCTCTCTGCTTGAAACTGTGGTTCCTCCGCTGACCTCAGAAGCTGTTATAGTTCAAGTACGTGATACTCCGCCACCGTCTCTGGCTTCGGTTATCTCCATCAATGCAGTAACCAGCGATGTCCCGACGTCTCAACAAGCTCCGTCCGAGACCCTTGGCTCACACTCTCACGATGATAGCAGGGTCCAAGCATCAGAAAAATTTGTCCCTTCTTTGGGATCATGGGCTAAACCTCTTTTTTTCAAACCTCCGGCCACTCCTCCCGACCCTAGTACTCCTCGAGACTATGATCCTGCATTTGTCGGGAATCAATTAGCCACTCTCTGGCCGACTTTGAATGACGAGATCTTAAACAAGCAACCTAAGGGAAAGTATCCATCCCGTACTCTCCAGCCTCCGATTGAAAAGCTACCACCGCCGGAACTAAAAGCGGATGGGAGACTCCGCTTCCCATGGGCTGCAAGATTAAGCCCTCAATCGCGAAATCTCTACCGGGCTGCCACACCAACTTACCGCCTAGATGGCACACCTGAGGTATCTATTCCTTCGAAAGTCCTTAAGCTAGGTCCAGAGAATAAGGATGAGTATATCATTGGTAAGTTCCATAAATGTGCTCTACCGCCAGGTGGTTTAGTACATGCTGTGGTGAATAGAATCTGGGGAAGAAGTTGTAAGATCAGTTGTAAGAAGCTTGGTGATTCATCTTTCATGTTCCATATCCCACACCAACCTACTCGGCAATGGGTTATTCAGCGTGGAGTGTGGCACATAGATGATTGCTTACTTTTTGTACTGCCATGGACCCCAGAAGGCTCCTTCAAAATTCCTGAAATCTCCACGCTTCCGGTTTGGGCCAATTTGAAGAACATTCCGGATTGTTGCTACTCAAGATTAGGAATAAGTCATGTCGCTTCCGGACTTGGAGAACCGATTCTTACTCACAAACCTCGACTTGATCCTACTAGTATGGGCGAGGCAAAGGTTTTAGTTGAGATGGAGCTGGACAGAGACTTTCCAAAGCTTATTGCCCTTGATGATAAGCAAGGTAACATCTTCCTTGTTAATGTTGAATACACATGGATTCCATCTATGTGTGAAAGGTGTGGTAATCTAGGACACAAAGCAAAGAGGTGTCTCTTACCTTCTTCCACTGCTCAGGTTTCTATCTCCGCATCAACCTCGCAAGACACTAGCTCTGATGTTCCTATTGTGGATATTGATACTGTTATGCAGCAAAAGGATAATGTTGAATACTCTGTACCAACTATCCAGAAAAATGATCTACATGTTAGTGGAAAAACTTCTCTTCAAACTAAAGATGATGGTGCCCATGAGCCTGAGAAACATACCATAGAGATTGAAGGTCTCTTATCTGAACTAGAAGCTACTCCTACCCTTCAACAGGAGAACCCGACTGCCTCGCCAAACTTTATCCCCACTTTACCCACTTTAGTAGATTCACAACCTACTCCCACTGCAGCATCTATTATGGAGTCATCTCCATCAACCGTTACCAACACTGAGGTTAGTGAAACTTTAGTCGTTGGTCCTCAAGCCACAACACATACACCCTTTGCATTTGAGAGCCCTGCTCAGTTCAAAGGGTCAAGAGATGTGGGAGTGGATGAAGATGAGACTGAGCCTTCTAGCTCGCTCAGCTTGACAAGAGGTGGGAGGGAAACAAAACCCCCTAGCAAATACCAAGACATGGAATGGAAGACGGTTCGAGGGAGAGGGAAGCGTGGCCGCCGCGGTCGTGGTTCTTATCACTAG